TATTTTTGTCTCAATAGACCAGATATTGACGATAAATAAATGTAAGGGTTACCAACTAGCTTTAAATAAGTATAAAAAAAAATAACTTTTTGCACATGCTATACCTTTGTTTAACAGACGAAGAGTTATCGAGATTACTTCCGAAGAAAGAAGGCGACAAGTGGTTACAAGAAACGGAAGCGAGGCACTTTTAAATCATTCTAAATGTATAATATTTCCTGAACTTAAAGGATTTTTTCTTTTTCTGTTGAATTAAGGTGTTTAATGCACTTATCAATTAAAAAAGAGGTTTATATAATGAATATGAAAAGCAAGTGGATTCGTATGTCAAAGGTTTTGTTATTATTTTTTTCAATTTTTATAAGGATTTATTGGTTCAAACTAAGAAAAAAAACTGAACAAGAATGGGAATTATTATGGGAAAAGATTGGGGCAGATTTTCGAAAAACACTTTTTGAATTAGAAGGTTTGCTTATTAAAGTTGGTCAGATATTAAGTATACGTGCCGATTTGCTTCCTCATTCCTTTATTAAGCAAATTCAGGATTTAACTGATAAAGTACCTCCTTCAGAATGGAAGGAGATTCAAGCTGTGATTGAAGCTGAATGGGGATGCGAACTTGATCAACACCTACGTTCAATTGAGAAAACCTCAATTGCATCTGCATCAATAGGGGAAGTATATCAAGGTATTTTAAAGAATGGTGCAAAAGTAGCTATAAAAGTACAAAGACCACAGATTCAATCTATTGTTTCAATTGATTTTCGAACGTTAGGAATCGTTATTTGGTTTGCAGATCGTTTTGTTCCGATTCCTAAGGAATTTATTAATTTTAAAGTGTTATACAAGGAATTAAAAAGTGTGATTGAGCAAGAACTCGATTTTCAAAAAGAAATGAAATCATTACTATTTTTTAAAGAAAGATTTAAAGAAGATGATGACGTGAAAATTCCACATGTTTATTCTGATCTTTGCACATCAAAAATTATCGTAATGGAATGGGTTGAAGGAATAAGGTTAACTAACGATAAAGCTCTTGAGTCGTTAGAGTTAAATCGTGAAGAGCTTGCACAACGACTTCTTAAGGTTTTTCTTCCTCAATGGCTCGAGCCTGGAATATTTCACGCCGATCCACATCCGGGAAATATCCTCATTACTAAGGATGGACAAGTAATTTTATTAGATTTTGGAATGGTGGGGGAAATAACTAAAAAAGATGCTTCATATTTTCAAAGTTTAATTGGAAGCTTACTTGCAAAGGATTACTCTAAAGCAGTAGAATGCTTATCACAATTAGGATTTCTACACCCTCAAGCTGACTTTAGAACAATGGAAAAACTACTTGCTGAATTAGTTTCCTTTGATACAGCTGCTTTAAAAGAAACAGATTTAATTCAATTGAAAATGGAAATGAATGATATGATTCAAGCACTACCTATTCAAGTTCCAACAAGGTTTGTTTTTCTCGGTCGATCAGTTGTAACAATTGAAGGAATTCTTCGTCAAGTTGCGCCTGAAGCAGAAATTTTAGAATTAGGAAGACCTGTTTTTATGAGGTGGCTACAAAAGCAAGGTAATTCTAAATGGACGTTTCTCTGGCAATGGGCTCAATCTCAGCCTGTTTTTAAGGTCGTCCATTCTGTAAATGAGTTTTTACGACTACCTCAGAAATTAGAGTCAATAAAGGAAACGGAGCAGAGAAGACATTTCCAGTTTGTTATATTTGAAAATAATAAAAAACGATTTTTTCAACTACTACTAATAGGACTAATCGGATTTTGTATGGGATTATATAGCGGACAATCTGTTCTTTGGCAATTATCTACAGCTATTGGGTTCATATCGATTATTGGGTACTTCATTTGTAGTTTTAAACAGAAAAAATGGATGAAATATATGCAGGAACGAAAATGAATGAAATGGACATGTTTAAAAGTAAGAGTATACATTCGTCTAGAGTGTATACTCTTTTTAATTCAAGGATATTAAAAGGTGTATATAGGATTCCTCTTAATGGTTAAACTGTTTATCTGGATATATCGGTAGCTTTAATTGAGGAGGAAAAGAATGTTTTCTGATTTCAATAAATATTTATCATGTAATCTATGGTCTGGTTTTTTATTTGGAATAGGTTTAGCAGCCTTTATCGATGAAACTGTGTTTCATCAACTTTTGCGTTGGCATCATTTTTATGATCGATCAACAACAGATGTTGGACTAATATCTGATGGACTTTTTCATGCATTTAGTTGGTTTGCTACAATTTGGGGGTTGTTTATACTTGCCGATCTTCGAAGAAAACAAGGATTTTGGTTTAAAAGGTGGTGGGGAGGTATGCTTGTAGGTTCCGGTGGATTTCAACTTTACGATGGGATTATTCAACACAAATTAATGAGAATTCATCAGATTCGCTATGTAGAAAATATCCTTCCTTATGATTTGATTTGGAACATAATAGCCGCAATCATGATTTTAGTTGGCTCTATTCTTTTGTTTCAAACCAAAAATCATGAGAAAAAAAGCAAGGGAATGGATGCTATATATGAACGATAATCATAATCACCATTTAACTGGTACCCTTGATCTATACTTTATAGTAGGATTTTGCTTGCTTCTTTTCATTTATGTGCATGCAGCTGTAATTGCAAATCATAAAAAAAGAAAGTGGCCTCTTTATCGAACAATATTTTGGATATTAGGTATTTTATGTGCTGCTATTTCATTGATCGGACCTATTGCTAATCGGGCACTTTTCGATTTTACATTTCATATGGTTGGTCATTTATTGCTTGGAATGCTTTCCCCGTTATTATTGGTCCTTGCAGCTCCAATATCTTTAATGATGAGGGCATTGAGTGTGACAGCTTCCCGACGTTTGTCTCGTGTTTTAAGAAGCTGGCCAATTAGACTGATCAGTGATCCAATCGCTTCTTCTTTGCTTAATATAGGTGGGTTATGGATACTTTATTTAACTGACCTTTACTCACTCATGCATCAGAATGTGTTTTTGCATTTTATCATACATATTCATGTTTTTTTGGCAGGTTATCTTTTTACGTCTTCAATGATCTCGTTTGATCCAAACCCTCATAAAGCAAGTTTTACATACCGTACTTGTGTCTTGATTATTACTCTAGCTGGTCATGGTATTTTATCAAAATTAATATATGCTAATCCACCAGCTTCTGTTTCAAAAGTTCATGCAGAGGATGGGGCAATGTTGATGTACTATGGCGGGGATATCATAGACCTTGTTCTCATTTATTTTCTTTGTTTAGAATGGTATAAAGCAACTAGACCAAGGGTAACTACAATAACTACGTAATGGAATTAGCCTTACGTAGGTTTTTTATGATAATTTCTAATTTGGCACTAAAAAAAGAAAAATATTTTACAAAGTTCTAAGTTTAGTAGATTATAGGTTTTATGGAGGTAGTGCAATGTTTACATTACAAAATATTCGTTACAAAAAAATATTAAAAATTGAATCACTTCATATACCAGCAAATAAAGTGACTTTTCTTGTCGGAGAAAGTGGTGCAGGAAAATCAACATTATTAAAAATGTTAAATATCATGTTGTCTCCAGACCATGGTGAGATTTTTTATAAAAAAGAAAATATAGATGATCTTGATCCTATATATCATAGAAGAAATGTTATTATGCTGTCACAACAACCGACGATATTTGAAGGAACAATTAGAGAAAACTTGAACAAAGGTCTTATTTTCGCAGGTGAAAAAGAAAAAGAAGATAAAGAGCTAAAACAAGCACTAACTATTGTTCATTTAGAGAAAGATCTTGATGAAAAGGCTGATACCCTTTCAGGAGGGGAAAAACAAAGACTTGCGCTTGCACGAATTCTCCTGTTAGATGCGGAAGTTTATTTATTGGATGAACCGACTTCAGCCCTAGATGAGGTAACGGAAGAACTGGTCATGAAGAATTTTATTGAAATGATAAAGAAAAATAATAAAACAGCCATTCTTATTACACATTCCCAAAAGCTTGTTTCCACTTATGCTGAAAATGTTGTTACCCTAAAGAAAAATGGGAGTGAGAGTTGATGGGAAATGTGATAAGAGATATTGAGCTGTGGAGGCTTGCTGCTGGATATTTATTTATAATATTATTGATTGCATTCGTTAGATGGAGAGGCTTAAATAGAGAAATCCGCATAATTGTTTCTACAGCAAGAATGACAATTCAATTAGTGGTCGTAGGATATATCCTAACGTACATTTTTGAGGATCCAAACCCTTATATCATCACCTTTATTGTGTTGTTTATGCTTACATTTTCAATTTTTAATACATACAAGCAGGTGGCAAAACCATTATCTAGAAAACTAAAACAAATTATTGCTCTCTCAATGACGGCCGGTTCGCTTCTAACGTTGCTTTACTTTAATTTTGTTGTCATTCATTTTCAGCCTTGGTATGAGCCTCATTATCTGATTCCAATAGCAGGAATGATTATAGGAAACTCAATGACAGGGATTACTCTTGGTGTGAAAAATTTAGTAGAAGGTATTGAAAAGGAAAAGCACTTAATTGAGGGTGCACTCATGTTGGGAGCTAAACCTGAAGCCGCCACCAAGTCTGTTGTCAACGCCGCGTTTGATTCAGCAATATTACCAACAATTAATAGTATGGTAGGTATGGGAATTGTTTTCTTACCAGGCATGATGACAGGTCAAATATTAGCCGGAATAAATCCAATAATAGCGATTGAATATCAAATTGCTGTATTGCTTGGTATTGCTGGAAGTGTAGCTCTAACAGTCATGATTTTTACATCATTTAGTTATAAAACTTTCTTTAATGATCGTCAACAGTTTATAAATAAGTAAAAGCTATTTTATGCAGCTTTGCGAGCTGCGTAATTAGCTTTTTTATTTTATTAATTCATATTTCAGGAATGATATTGACAAATTTTACCTAAGAGGGTAAAGTGTATGTGAACATATGTACATATATTGTATATGAGGTGTGGTTACGATGATATATGATGTTTTAATTATTGGTGCAGGTCAAGCGGGTCTTTCAATGGGGTATTTTCTTAAGCAAAGTCATTTATCCTTTTTAATTATAGATAAGGAGCAAGAAATTGGAAGTGTATGGAGGAAACGCTATGATTCTTTGGTTTTATTTACACCTAAAAGATACAGTTCTTTACCAGGTTTGATGATGGAAGGAAATTTAGATGAATTTCCCCCAAAAAACGAGATTGTTGCGTATCTTAAAAAATATGCAACTACCTTTTCTTTACCAATAAAACATGGTACCGAAGTGATTAGAGTAGAAAAAACTAAAAATATTTTTCATGTAGTAACAAATAGAGGAGCATTGTTAGCAAAACAAATAATAGTTGCTACAGGACCTTTTCAAACACCGAAAATACCTGAAATCTCTCAAAAACTAGATCACAGCATTAAACAACTTCACTCATCTCAATATAAAAATAGTACTCAACTACAGGATGGGGCTGTTTTAGTGATTGGGGGAGGAAACTCTGGAACACAAATAGCGGTTGAATTATCGAAATCAAAAGAAGTATATTTATCTATTAGTCAAAAGCTGACATTCTTACCGTTAACTTTTGCCTCTAAAAGTATATTTTGGTGGTTTGATAAATTAGGTATTTTACATGCGAACCGTGACTCTTTTATAGCTAAAAAGCTTCAACAACAAGGCGATCCTATTTTTGGATATAATTTAAAAGAATTAATTCGAAAAGGGAAAGTGATCTTAAAGACTAGAACAAAAAATGCTGAACATACGACCATATACTTTGAAGATGGAGATACATTAAAAGTGAAAAACATCATATGGGCAACAGGATTTTACTCAAATTACCATTGGCTTAAAATAAAAGAAGCTTTTGATAAACAAGGAAATCCAAAGCATAAAAGAGGTGTTACTAGTGTTAGTGGATTGTACTTTTTAGGACTTCCATGGCAGCATAGAAGAGGCTCAGCACTATTGCTGGGGGTTGGAAATGATGCAAAATATCTATGTCAACAAATTATTAAAAATGTAAATAGCATGTAGGGAGATGACGTGTAGTGTTGTTAGTTAGCTCTTGTTTGGCCGGTTTGGAAGTAAGATACAATGGAACACACAGTCTACTTAAAGAAATAAGGGATTTAGTAAACGAAAACAAAGCTGTAACCGTTTGTCCTGAATTACTCGGAGGCTTCACCACACCAAGAGAGCCAGCAGAAATTGTTGGAGGAAATGGAGAAGATGTTTTAGATGGACATGCTAGAGTGGTGGAAAAGTCAGGAAAAGATGTAACGCAGCTATACATAAGAGGTGCATATTCAACATTAGAAAAAGCCATAGAGATGAAAGCAAAAGTAGTGATTTTAAAAGATTATAGTCCTTCATGCGGAAGTTCAATGATTTACAATGGTAGGTTTAAGGGGAAAAAAGTAATTGGAAACGGGGTAACAACAGCTTTATTGAAAAGAAATGGGATAATGGTGTTTTCTGAAAGCAATCTGCCTGATAAATTGTAAAGATTCTCTTAGATTGGACTATCTCCAAGCGTTAAAAATAAACAATGAGATCCCTCATTATTTGTTCATGAACTGTGATTGGGGCTATTATTGAGAGAGACTCAGATTATGGTACAATTACGTTATGTGAAAGGATGAAAATAATAAAATATTTAGAAAGTAGGAATAGAGATGGCCACTAAAAGTGTGATTTTTTTTGATATAGATGGAACTTTACTTACACATGATAAAGAATTACCATTTTCAACTAAAGAAGCTATTTTTAAACTGAAAGATGAAGGACATGTTGTTGCGATTGCAACAGGTCGAGCTCCTTTTATGTTTGAAGATTTACGTGAAGAATTAAATATAAATACATATGTTAGCTATAATGGTCAATATGTCGTACTAGATGGCGAAGTGCTTTTTACAAATCCTTTAAAGATTTCATCACTCGAAAAATTAACAGAAAACGCTCTTCTGAACGAGCATCCTGTTGTCTTTATGGATCATGAAGATATGAAAGCAAATGTTCCCGAACACCACTATATTAACGAAAGCATTTATTCATTAAAAATCAAACATTTTCCTACACATGATCCGTACTACTATAAAGGTCGTGATTTGTATCAAACGCTTTTATTTTGCCCAGAAGGAGAAGAGAAGCAATACGAACAAAATTATCAGGATTTTGACTTTGTAAGGTGGCATCCTTTTTCAGTGGATGTTGTCCCAAGTGGCGGTTCAAAGGCAATTGGAATTAAGAAAATCGTTGAGAAGCTTGGATTTTCGGATGAACATCAATATGCTTTTGGCGATGGTTTAAATGACATTGAAATGCTTTCAACTATAAAGAATAGTGTAGCAATGGGAAATGCAGAAAATCGTGTGAAGGAAGTCGCAAAATACGTAACTAAATCAGTTGAGGAAAATGGTATACTTCATGGACTTCAACAGGTAGGGCTTTTATAATTTTTTTATGGTATAGAAATCAGGCGCTTAATATTCAGAGCGCCTGGTTTCTATTATTTAAATGATTGAGGGGCACCTGTTGAAGTATGTTCATTTACCCACTGAAGAGATACCTTAGAAACAGTTTCCCATCCCGGTATTTCAAGTTGATGTTGTTCAACCCAGCTCATGCAAAACTGTGAGTCAATATTATTTTGTTCACATTGATCAAGGAAATCCTGAATTGTTGTAACGGTACAGTTTTGCCATGAACCGCATGTATCCTGAAAAATATTCTTCATTTTATCCACTATTTCGTTGCTTCTATCCATATTTGAAAACTCCTTTCATTTATTCATCACAGCCCAATACAGTATGTCCCCTGATTGATTATTTATGATATAGTAGTTTTCTTCAATTTCATTTAGTTACAAAATATTCTACATCTTCCTTAAAATAACTTATAATAATAGATGAATAGTTTTTGATAAAGCGTTGAGCCTCACTATATTAGAAATCAGGTGATTAACAATCAAAAATATAAAAAATATAATGTTTGCTATTCTTGGATTTATTTCCCTTGGTGTTGGAGTTGCGGGAATTATTCTCCCTATTTTACCCGGAGGTCCATTTTTTCTCTTAGCATCATTCTGCTTTGCAAAAAGCTCTAAGAAATTTGAAAGATGGTTTCAAAGTACCTCATTCTATAATAAATACGTTGAAGGTTTCCGACAGAAAAAAGGCATGACACTTAAAGAAAAAATTCGTATCAACCTAATTGCAGATACGTTCATCCTTTTTTCGGTCTTTTACATAAACATCCTAGTGATAAAAGTTATTTTAGTGCTACTTGCAATATACAAGCACTATTATTTCTTAAAGAAAATTAAAACGATTAAACCAAAGCAAAAAGAAGCTGATAAAATTTTTTATAGGAAGTGATTATTTAGCGAATGATTAAGGGAAGTGGATAAGATAATACCTTTTGGGGATGATTCAGTTATATCAAATTATGACGGATTTTTATCACTCATTAATAATGTGCACATTTAATAAAAAAATACACAGCATGATTTTTTTATGAAGGACGAGACTACTTACAGTGAAAATACAAAACGTATTGAAGTTTCGATCAGTTCAAATAAAACAATGCTCAAAAGTTTTTTAGCATTATTTCACTAGGATACCTGTTGCTAGCTTGGAAAATCTATAGATATTGAAACATTTACATGAGAGGTTTAGTAATGGAAGGGAGAGAAATTAATGGAATCATTATGGTTAGAGTATGCCTGGGCATTGTTGATTTTAATTGGGTTGGAAGGACTGTTATCTGCTGATAATGCGTTAGTGCTGGCAGTTATAGCTAAACATTTACCTGAGGATCAGAAAAAAAGAGCTATAAATTATGGAATTATCATGGCTTTTGTATTCAGGTTTCTTGCACTTTTTGCTATATCATTTATTGCGAATGTCTGGCAAATTCAGGCGATAGGTGCAGCTTATCTTCTTTACTTAGGATTAAAGCATATTATTCAGGCACGTTTCGGTAAAGAAAATGAAAATATTCGTGAGGAAGAAGAAAAGGAAGCAGCTGGTAAAGGTTTTTGGCCAACTGTAGGTAAGATAGCATTGGCAGACCTTGCTTTTGCGATTGATTCAATTCTTGCAGCAGTAGCACTGGCGCTTGGACTTCCGGATTCACCACTAGGCAATTTCGGTGGTATGGATGGAGGAAAGTTTATAGTAGTTGTTTTAGGAGGTATTGCTGGTCTTATCTTAATCAAGTTTGCAGCAACATGGTTTGTTCAGTTACTTGCAAAACGTCCAGCTCTGGAAACAACAGCATATGCAATTGTTGCTTGGGTAGGTGTTAAACTTGCAGTCATTACTTTGGCTCATGAAGATATCGGTATCTTAGATCATCATTTTCCACACAGCACGGTCTGGACTTTGATCTTTTATGGAGTGTTAGTTGGAATAGCCTTACTTGGATGGTTTGCACCTGCTAACAAGTCTTTAGAAAAAGATTTAACATAAAGTAAGTTTTTTGAATAATTCAAGTGTGAGTTAATGACAAAATTGACTCACACTTGAAATTTCAAAAGAATGATAAAAAGATGACCAGCATTCACTTAGGTCATCTTTTAGCTTTTTAAAGTCAGTTTTTCCCTTTTATTATTCTTCTGTTTTATTTAAATGAAGAGGAGGTGGAATTAGCCAACCTTTTTCTTTATTTAGTCGTAACACTTTGCCACCAAGTGCTGCTTTTTGTGTATGGAATTGACCAAACATCATAGCGATGTCTTCTCTAATTGCTTGACCAATCATTTGACTACATGCTACCAATCCAGCAGCTATGCTTGCGGATAAAGCTGCTGCAATTTCTTGATCCATAAACTTTGCTCCTGCTGGAATATCCTCTAAACGAGCGTTTGGACGTTCAGGTGGTGTAGGAGGAAGAGCGACTCCATTGTCTTTTAAAATTGTCTCAATCTGTTTCATTTCTTGTTGACATTGATCTATTGCTTCCATTAGCAATTTACTAAGGTCCTCATCTCCAGCATGATTAACCTTTGTCTGATATCCGGCAACTGCTGCTTTTGAAGTTAAAAGAAAAGACCAAGCACCAAAAACTTCTCCATAATGTAATGGCTCGTTTTGAGGATTACCACTTAAAATGCCCATTAAAACACTCCCTATTGTTTTTTTCATATCCATATAAAAATTCTCCTAATATTACTTACTGTCTTTTAGACAAAAAATAGTATGTGTTAAAACTTTCTTATTTAATCTTAATAAGAAAAATGGGCTTCTTTTTAGGCTCCTAAATGAATCATTCTTAGGATTAGACGGGCTCCAAATTTCGATATACGTATATACTATATCGTCTAAGTAATTTAAAATCGACAATTGAAAGGAAGATGTTTAAATGTACGGTTACGAAAACAGCCCTCATATGGCTGGTGCAAACATGCCTCATGTTGCTGCAGAAAATGTTCCTCATCAGCCTATGGTAATGCCTTATTATGAAGCTCCTGCTTATGGATATTGTGCTCCTGCTTATAGACCGAATACGTTCGCGCTTATTGTTGTGCTATTCATTTTGTTAATTATTATAGGTGCAACGATCTACGGTAATAAGTGTTAACCACATACACCTTTAAAAAGACACTATTGTAGTGTCTTTTTTATTTTCTACCTAACAGAATAGGATAAAGATGCCAAAATCACAGGTTATTACCACTACACAGAAGTATTTTTCCGTGATATATTATGAATACACGATACGTCATACAAATTATCGTGCTAACTCAGATATTTAACAATCGGTTAAAACCGAATTGTTTTAAACTACTCTAATATGGGATCGTTTTGGTATCGACAGGGATGGTTAAGCTTATATGGCGAGTCGAGTTGACGAGCTCGTAAAAACGTCAAAGCCTACAACTGGCAAACAACAAAACAACTTCGCTTTCGCTGCCTAACAACAGTCGATGCGGTTCCGCCCTCCATCGTCCATGTGGTAGGGATATGGGACTCAAACGTAGTGGACTACGCCTGATTCCACCGTCTGAGGAAGAAGGAAGAGAAGAAACAGACTAGCCACTTCAATGCCTGTCAGTGGGCTAAAGAAGAGGGCGAAACATAATTTTGCTGACTACACTCGTAGAAATATAAGTGGAAACACCTTTGCACACCGGTTCGAATCCGGTCGATTCCACCAAATTATGCCGATCATGCTCAAATTGGTAGAGTGACTTTTAGTTGAGGTTCGACTCCTCAGGGCGGCACCAAGAGGTATATTATTATTTTGCGATCGTGGCGGAATGGCAGACGCGCTAGGTTGAGGGCCTAGTGGGAGCGATCCCGTGGAGGTTCAAGTCCTCTCGGTTGCATTATTCATCCTGCAATGTTCGTTGCCCCTTCATGTTTTAAACCTTACTATTTATTAGGGATTCCTATATGATTAACCAATGTCACGCCTACCTTAGTAGGATTGCAGCAG
This genomic stretch from Metabacillus sp. B2-18 harbors:
- a CDS encoding ABC1 kinase family protein, coding for MNMKSKWIRMSKVLLLFFSIFIRIYWFKLRKKTEQEWELLWEKIGADFRKTLFELEGLLIKVGQILSIRADLLPHSFIKQIQDLTDKVPPSEWKEIQAVIEAEWGCELDQHLRSIEKTSIASASIGEVYQGILKNGAKVAIKVQRPQIQSIVSIDFRTLGIVIWFADRFVPIPKEFINFKVLYKELKSVIEQELDFQKEMKSLLFFKERFKEDDDVKIPHVYSDLCTSKIIVMEWVEGIRLTNDKALESLELNREELAQRLLKVFLPQWLEPGIFHADPHPGNILITKDGQVILLDFGMVGEITKKDASYFQSLIGSLLAKDYSKAVECLSQLGFLHPQADFRTMEKLLAELVSFDTAALKETDLIQLKMEMNDMIQALPIQVPTRFVFLGRSVVTIEGILRQVAPEAEILELGRPVFMRWLQKQGNSKWTFLWQWAQSQPVFKVVHSVNEFLRLPQKLESIKETEQRRHFQFVIFENNKKRFFQLLLIGLIGFCMGLYSGQSVLWQLSTAIGFISIIGYFICSFKQKKWMKYMQERK
- a CDS encoding DUF2243 domain-containing protein, with amino-acid sequence MFSDFNKYLSCNLWSGFLFGIGLAAFIDETVFHQLLRWHHFYDRSTTDVGLISDGLFHAFSWFATIWGLFILADLRRKQGFWFKRWWGGMLVGSGGFQLYDGIIQHKLMRIHQIRYVENILPYDLIWNIIAAIMILVGSILLFQTKNHEKKSKGMDAIYER
- a CDS encoding cytochrome c oxidase assembly protein, with product MNDNHNHHLTGTLDLYFIVGFCLLLFIYVHAAVIANHKKRKWPLYRTIFWILGILCAAISLIGPIANRALFDFTFHMVGHLLLGMLSPLLLVLAAPISLMMRALSVTASRRLSRVLRSWPIRLISDPIASSLLNIGGLWILYLTDLYSLMHQNVFLHFIIHIHVFLAGYLFTSSMISFDPNPHKASFTYRTCVLIITLAGHGILSKLIYANPPASVSKVHAEDGAMLMYYGGDIIDLVLIYFLCLEWYKATRPRVTTITT
- a CDS encoding ABC transporter ATP-binding protein is translated as MFTLQNIRYKKILKIESLHIPANKVTFLVGESGAGKSTLLKMLNIMLSPDHGEIFYKKENIDDLDPIYHRRNVIMLSQQPTIFEGTIRENLNKGLIFAGEKEKEDKELKQALTIVHLEKDLDEKADTLSGGEKQRLALARILLLDAEVYLLDEPTSALDEVTEELVMKNFIEMIKKNNKTAILITHSQKLVSTYAENVVTLKKNGSES
- a CDS encoding ABC transporter permease, with translation MGNVIRDIELWRLAAGYLFIILLIAFVRWRGLNREIRIIVSTARMTIQLVVVGYILTYIFEDPNPYIITFIVLFMLTFSIFNTYKQVAKPLSRKLKQIIALSMTAGSLLTLLYFNFVVIHFQPWYEPHYLIPIAGMIIGNSMTGITLGVKNLVEGIEKEKHLIEGALMLGAKPEAATKSVVNAAFDSAILPTINSMVGMGIVFLPGMMTGQILAGINPIIAIEYQIAVLLGIAGSVALTVMIFTSFSYKTFFNDRQQFINK
- a CDS encoding flavin-containing monooxygenase, which produces MIYDVLIIGAGQAGLSMGYFLKQSHLSFLIIDKEQEIGSVWRKRYDSLVLFTPKRYSSLPGLMMEGNLDEFPPKNEIVAYLKKYATTFSLPIKHGTEVIRVEKTKNIFHVVTNRGALLAKQIIVATGPFQTPKIPEISQKLDHSIKQLHSSQYKNSTQLQDGAVLVIGGGNSGTQIAVELSKSKEVYLSISQKLTFLPLTFASKSIFWWFDKLGILHANRDSFIAKKLQQQGDPIFGYNLKELIRKGKVILKTRTKNAEHTTIYFEDGDTLKVKNIIWATGFYSNYHWLKIKEAFDKQGNPKHKRGVTSVSGLYFLGLPWQHRRGSALLLGVGNDAKYLCQQIIKNVNSM
- a CDS encoding DUF523 domain-containing protein encodes the protein MLLVSSCLAGLEVRYNGTHSLLKEIRDLVNENKAVTVCPELLGGFTTPREPAEIVGGNGEDVLDGHARVVEKSGKDVTQLYIRGAYSTLEKAIEMKAKVVILKDYSPSCGSSMIYNGRFKGKKVIGNGVTTALLKRNGIMVFSESNLPDKL
- a CDS encoding Cof-type HAD-IIB family hydrolase, with the translated sequence MATKSVIFFDIDGTLLTHDKELPFSTKEAIFKLKDEGHVVAIATGRAPFMFEDLREELNINTYVSYNGQYVVLDGEVLFTNPLKISSLEKLTENALLNEHPVVFMDHEDMKANVPEHHYINESIYSLKIKHFPTHDPYYYKGRDLYQTLLFCPEGEEKQYEQNYQDFDFVRWHPFSVDVVPSGGSKAIGIKKIVEKLGFSDEHQYAFGDGLNDIEMLSTIKNSVAMGNAENRVKEVAKYVTKSVEENGILHGLQQVGLL
- a CDS encoding YbaN family protein; its protein translation is MFAILGFISLGVGVAGIILPILPGGPFFLLASFCFAKSSKKFERWFQSTSFYNKYVEGFRQKKGMTLKEKIRINLIADTFILFSVFYINILVIKVILVLLAIYKHYYFLKKIKTIKPKQKEADKIFYRK
- a CDS encoding TerC family protein — its product is MESLWLEYAWALLILIGLEGLLSADNALVLAVIAKHLPEDQKKRAINYGIIMAFVFRFLALFAISFIANVWQIQAIGAAYLLYLGLKHIIQARFGKENENIREEEEKEAAGKGFWPTVGKIALADLAFAIDSILAAVALALGLPDSPLGNFGGMDGGKFIVVVLGGIAGLILIKFAATWFVQLLAKRPALETTAYAIVAWVGVKLAVITLAHEDIGILDHHFPHSTVWTLIFYGVLVGIALLGWFAPANKSLEKDLT
- a CDS encoding DUF3231 family protein, whose product is MGILSGNPQNEPLHYGEVFGAWSFLLTSKAAVAGYQTKVNHAGDEDLSKLLMEAIDQCQQEMKQIETILKDNGVALPPTPPERPNARLEDIPAGAKFMDQEIAAALSASIAAGLVACSQMIGQAIREDIAMMFGQFHTQKAALGGKVLRLNKEKGWLIPPPLHLNKTEE
- a CDS encoding YjcZ family sporulation protein, which gives rise to MPYYEAPAYGYCAPAYRPNTFALIVVLFILLIIIGATIYGNKC